CTTCGTGCTCCTCACCGTCGACCTCCTGACGACGGCGCTCGCGGTGCGCGCCTACGGGGTCGGCGGGGAGGCGAACCCCATCATGGCGTATCTCCTCGGCAGCGGGTTCGCGGTGCTGCTCGGCGTCCACCTCGCCGTGCTGGCGGTGCTCGCCGCGCTCTTCTACGCGCTCATCGAACTCGCCGTGCGCGCGCCGAGCCCGTTCGACGAGGTCGTCGCGGCGAGCTTCGAAGTATGGAGCGCGCTCCTCGTCGTCGCGGGCGTCGTCGTCGCCGCGAACAACCTCGCCGTCGTCTTCTTCGGCTGGACGTTTCTCCCGGGGTGACATCCTCCCCGTCGTGAACGACCGGGCTTCCCGTACCGCAGTTGGGATATTTGCTGGTCTACGACACGACCTGTTCTCTCGTGTGAAACAACCCGCTCTCGCGGTCGAACAAGTATGTCGATGGCTGTGCCACACAGCCGTTACTCCTATCCTCGCCGTGAGGACTCGGAGTTATCTTCTGGCGCATATTCTCCGCCCCATTACAATCCGCATTACCGACCAAACCGCACGACGAGCAGACATACAGCCCACGTTCAACACGGTTCGACTTCGTGTCGTCACCACATCGTGAACACGTCTTCGACGTATTCCACTCGTTCTCCTTCAACACCTCAACGCCACGGATCTCGCCCTTGTATTCGAGGTACTGGTAGATGCGGTCGAACGCCCACGAGTGCAACTTCTTGTTGCCGGTCTTCCCCCAGTCCGAGTCGCGCACGTCTTCAGGCCAACTCACCGCGAGCGTCCCCACACCGCGTTCAACGCACTCCGTGATGATGGTGTCCGTGAGCGTGTGGTAGAAGTGGGTTTCGCGGTCTGCGAGTTTCCGACGTGCCCACATCGACTTCGCAGACGGGCCGTTCTCACCTTCGGTGTCGTACTCGGCTCGCTTGAAGTAGTGCTTGTCCTGCTTGAGTGAGTTGCCGGGGTACAGGACGTATTCGTCGGGGAACGCGACCGTGGCGATGTTCTTGATGCCAAGGTCGATGCCTGCCACTTCGTCGCCTGCGGAGTCGGTAGTGTCGAGTTCGATTTTGCAGACGAAGTGGAGTTCCCATTCGTCGCCGTTCCAGACGGCTCGAACGTTCTGTACCTTATTGACTTCTGCGAGGTCGACGTCCGGGCGGGTCTGGTACTCGCAGAGCAGGAAGTCCGACCAATACTCCTTGAGATTCGAGCCTTTGCTGAGTCTGACGCGGTTGTTCTCGGAGTCGTGTTTGAAGCCGTCTGCTTTGAACGTGACCGTACTCTTGGGTCGGGTGTCGCCGTGTTTGCGGTAGCCGGGCGGATTCGCCTCGTCAAACTTGTGTCGCAGGTCGAACCATGACTGGAAAGCGTCGGAAAGTTCTTCGATGACTTTCTGACTGGATTGCGCGTTCAAGTCTTTCCAGCACGACTGGTTCTTCATGTACGATTTCAGCACGCCCTCGTCTGGGATGTCGCCTGTCTCATCCCAGATACGGTCGGCTGTCCATCGGGCGACATTCCAGATTTTCGAGGCAGAGTCTCCGAGCGAGTCAAGGCCATCGCAGACCTGTCGGTGGTTCTGGATGGAACCAACGTAGGTTCGAGTGACCTGAATCGCCATACATAGCCTATGTAGACAAATCTACTTAATGATATGGATTTGCGTGGAATATCCGGCCTGCCATCGTCGCTGGTTTGTGTAGGAGTTGTCGGATTCACTCCCGCCGTAAACGGCGGGATTCTCTCCTTGAAGAAAGATAGCAGGACACTTACCCCGGCGGGCCCGATTTTCGACCATGCAGATTAAGGAGCGACACCGGCGGGAGGACGGTCGTGAGGCCGTCACGCTCGTGCCGGAGTCCCTGGACGACCTCTGGCACCTCGCCTACATTCTGGAGCCGGGTGACCTCGTCTCCGGGGACACGCACCGGCGCATCCAGCGCGCCGACGACCAGATGCGGGACACCGGCGGGGAGCGCGAACACATGTACGTCACCATCGACGTCGAGGACGTCGAGTTCCACAAGTTCGCGAACCGCCTCCGCGTGTCCGGCGTCATCGAGGACGCCTCCCGCGAGGACCAACTCGGCATGCATCACACGCTCAACGTCGAGGAGCGCGAGGAGATCGAGGTGGAGAAGGTCTGGAAGCCCGATCAGGAAGAACGCTTAGAGGAGGCCGCGGAGGACACCGAGGGCGTGGACGTCGCCATCGCGACCATCGAGGAGGGCGAGGCGCACATCCACCTCGTCCAGCAGTACGGCGTGGACGAGTACGGGAGTTTCACGGGGACGACCGGGAAAGGCGAGTACGCCCGTGGGCGCGACGAGCTCTTCGGTGAGGTCGCAGCGGCGCTCTCTCGGCTCGACGTCGACGCCATCATCCTCGCCGGCCCGGGGTTCACGAAAGACGACGCTTACGACTTCGTCGAGGAGAACTACCCCGAGGCGGCGGAGAAAATCACGCTCGTGGACACCTCCGCCGTGGGCGGGCGCGGCGTCCACGAGGTCCTCAAGCGCGGCGCAATCGAGGAGGTGCAGGCGGAGACGCGTATCAGCGAGGAGTCCGAGAAGATCGACGAGCTCACGAAACGCATCTCCACCGACGGGACGGCCGCCTACGGCATCGAGGAGGT
This sequence is a window from Halocalculus aciditolerans. Protein-coding genes within it:
- a CDS encoding DUF5658 family protein, with the translated sequence MVSAVPREQRRRRYWRRAGLALFVLLTVDLLTTALAVRAYGVGGEANPIMAYLLGSGFAVLLGVHLAVLAVLAALFYALIELAVRAPSPFDEVVAASFEVWSALLVVAGVVVAANNLAVVFFGWTFLPG
- a CDS encoding RNA-guided endonuclease InsQ/TnpB family protein is translated as MAIQVTRTYVGSIQNHRQVCDGLDSLGDSASKIWNVARWTADRIWDETGDIPDEGVLKSYMKNQSCWKDLNAQSSQKVIEELSDAFQSWFDLRHKFDEANPPGYRKHGDTRPKSTVTFKADGFKHDSENNRVRLSKGSNLKEYWSDFLLCEYQTRPDVDLAEVNKVQNVRAVWNGDEWELHFVCKIELDTTDSAGDEVAGIDLGIKNIATVAFPDEYVLYPGNSLKQDKHYFKRAEYDTEGENGPSAKSMWARRKLADRETHFYHTLTDTIITECVERGVGTLAVSWPEDVRDSDWGKTGNKKLHSWAFDRIYQYLEYKGEIRGVEVLKENEWNTSKTCSRCGDDTKSNRVERGLYVCSSCGLVGNADCNGAENMRQKITPSPHGEDRSNGCVAQPSTYLFDRESGLFHTREQVVS
- a CDS encoding mRNA surveillance protein pelota codes for the protein MQIKERHRREDGREAVTLVPESLDDLWHLAYILEPGDLVSGDTHRRIQRADDQMRDTGGEREHMYVTIDVEDVEFHKFANRLRVSGVIEDASREDQLGMHHTLNVEEREEIEVEKVWKPDQEERLEEAAEDTEGVDVAIATIEEGEAHIHLVQQYGVDEYGSFTGTTGKGEYARGRDELFGEVAAALSRLDVDAIILAGPGFTKDDAYDFVEENYPEAAEKITLVDTSAVGGRGVHEVLKRGAIEEVQAETRISEESEKIDELTKRISTDGTAAYGIEEVEEAVEFGAVEELLVLDERLRRERAGEGEWTVDINELITRVEQQGGDVTVFSHEYAPGDQLEALGGIAALLRYRMQ